From the Streptomyces sp. KMM 9044 genome, one window contains:
- a CDS encoding DUF6238 family protein, which translates to MTSSTHPDDAHPYLRAASAGIRHHARALAPSDADPPRPVDRLHLDVLHAHLTALLQLLDRLADHTRPPHPAAGRHLATAHTRLWQATTEVHAAFHLLPGTTEATARTSACHPERLPEGPPVLTICQRHLAAGHVVRRKTTPTDLRPHTTTCVR; encoded by the coding sequence TTGACCTCCTCCACGCACCCCGACGACGCGCACCCCTACCTCCGCGCCGCGAGCGCCGGCATCCGCCACCACGCCCGAGCCCTGGCGCCGTCGGACGCAGACCCGCCTAGACCCGTGGACCGTCTGCACCTCGACGTACTGCACGCCCACCTCACCGCTCTGCTCCAGCTTCTGGACCGGCTCGCCGACCACACCCGACCCCCGCACCCAGCCGCCGGACGTCACCTGGCCACCGCCCACACCAGGCTCTGGCAGGCCACCACCGAAGTCCACGCCGCCTTCCACCTGCTGCCCGGCACGACCGAGGCCACTGCCAGGACCAGCGCCTGTCATCCGGAACGGCTTCCCGAGGGCCCTCCCGTGCTGACGATCTGCCAGCGCCACCTCGCCGCCGGACACGTCGTCCGCCGCAAGACCACCCCCACCGACCTCCGCCCGCACACCACGACCTGCGTGCGATGA
- a CDS encoding SCO6881 family protein, whose protein sequence is MGFCDLPLADKLCAVGDAVDFASDPGKAIGDWMAKSAGELAAASADLAAEAVDTTTRVDLNAGWFRDNYEMLLPLGLVLLVATFCAQLVRAAVRRDGQALTQAFTGTMSGVLFAFCAISLTTVAIEVVDAVSDGLLQAAKLDIASAVRRIVKVNQIPGLAGLGWLVAVVAGLGAAVGAVLYWCVMMVRKVGILVMVTLAVFASAGGGWEVARRWRKGWIEATATLVVSKLLMTVIFVLGIAAMGKTEAKDGVAALADVMSGIVIMGLVLLCPYAVFKFVHWAADGTDGESIHRAGGAGAQIAKAHAEKAARKAAAAAATAGTGGAAAGAGGAAAGADAAPQGPDGGGFPGDIAANPTGGGTEGKDGSQGSGTGGPPGGDAAKSGLEKAVQPAPTSVSDNTSGQVGGSPGPGGSGAHAASGQGGGWQTTPPTTTPPPQGAPPSSDSQNAASSRSAPPPPPTGL, encoded by the coding sequence GTGGGTTTCTGCGATCTGCCTTTGGCAGACAAGTTGTGCGCCGTCGGCGACGCGGTGGATTTCGCCTCGGACCCTGGCAAGGCCATCGGTGACTGGATGGCGAAGTCGGCAGGTGAGCTGGCAGCCGCATCGGCTGACCTGGCCGCCGAGGCGGTCGACACCACCACCAGGGTCGACTTGAACGCCGGGTGGTTCCGCGACAACTACGAGATGCTTCTGCCGCTGGGCCTGGTGCTGCTGGTCGCCACCTTCTGTGCGCAACTGGTACGGGCAGCCGTCAGACGGGACGGACAAGCCCTCACTCAAGCCTTTACCGGCACCATGAGCGGCGTCTTGTTCGCCTTCTGCGCCATCTCCCTGACCACGGTCGCCATCGAAGTGGTCGACGCGGTCTCCGACGGCCTGCTCCAGGCCGCGAAGCTGGACATCGCCTCGGCCGTACGTCGCATCGTGAAGGTCAACCAGATCCCCGGTCTGGCCGGCCTCGGCTGGCTCGTCGCGGTCGTTGCCGGTCTGGGCGCCGCCGTCGGCGCCGTCCTGTACTGGTGCGTGATGATGGTCCGCAAGGTCGGCATCCTCGTCATGGTCACCCTCGCCGTCTTCGCCTCCGCCGGCGGCGGCTGGGAGGTCGCCCGACGTTGGCGCAAGGGCTGGATCGAAGCCACCGCCACCCTCGTTGTCAGCAAGCTCCTGATGACCGTCATTTTCGTCCTCGGCATCGCCGCCATGGGCAAGACCGAAGCCAAGGACGGCGTCGCCGCGCTCGCCGACGTCATGTCCGGCATCGTGATCATGGGCCTGGTGCTGTTGTGTCCGTACGCCGTCTTCAAGTTCGTGCACTGGGCAGCCGACGGCACCGACGGCGAGTCCATCCACCGGGCTGGCGGCGCCGGAGCGCAGATCGCGAAGGCTCACGCCGAGAAGGCCGCCCGCAAGGCCGCCGCAGCCGCGGCCACCGCCGGAACCGGTGGTGCCGCAGCCGGAGCGGGTGGCGCTGCCGCCGGAGCGGATGCTGCACCGCAAGGCCCCGACGGCGGCGGATTCCCCGGCGACATCGCCGCCAACCCGACCGGCGGAGGCACCGAAGGCAAGGACGGTTCGCAGGGCAGCGGAACGGGCGGTCCACCCGGCGGCGATGCTGCCAAGTCCGGCCTGGAGAAGGCCGTCCAGCCCGCGCCGACCAGCGTGTCCGACAACACCAGCGGCCAGGTGGGAGGCAGCCCAGGACCAGGTGGATCCGGCGCGCACGCCGCGTCCGGCCAGGGCGGCGGGTGGCAGACCACTCCGCCGACGACGACACCGCCTCCGCAGGGCGCACCCCCATCCTCCGATTCACAGAACGCCGCGTCGAGCAGGTCGGCTCCGCCGCCGCCTCCGACCGGCCTCTGA
- a CDS encoding VirB4 family type IV secretion system protein, with protein MSHRPARRARRASASPLFTPHGTDRASRKAARRQLAEAAAKARAEASAHQSESTRSEQQMPASLYPPSGRPGPASARGNRLKLPAHRMTTAVAAGAYPFLAEGGLGAEGIYIGRDVHAEASFVFDPFALYGKVEGFTNPNLLLAGVIGQGKSALAKSFALRSVAFGYRVYIPCDPKGEWTPVAEALGGRSVALGPGLPGRLNPLDAAPRPQSVAEADWAGEIRKRRLLLLGSLARTVLGRNLMPMEHTALDVALDTIVTRAADTHRTPLLGDIAATLNTPHALDEAAGMMSGQLGDAARDLAHAMRRLVHGDLAGMFDAPSTVSFDPSAPMLTIDLSRLGGSGDDTALVLAMTCASAWMESALSDPSGGRRWIVYDEAWRLMRHVGLLQRMQSQWKLSRGLGIANLMVIHRLSDLLTAGDAGSQGRALAEGLLADCSTRIIYRQETDQLHAAASLLGLTSVEMDAIAHLNRGRGLWKVAGRSFIVQHLLHSHELALFDTDARMH; from the coding sequence ATGAGCCACCGGCCCGCCCGTCGCGCCCGCCGCGCGTCCGCCAGCCCGCTGTTCACCCCCCACGGCACCGACCGCGCCAGCCGCAAGGCCGCCCGCCGCCAGCTCGCCGAGGCCGCCGCCAAAGCCCGCGCGGAAGCCAGTGCCCACCAGAGCGAAAGCACCCGCTCCGAGCAGCAGATGCCCGCCTCGCTCTACCCACCGAGCGGGCGCCCTGGGCCCGCCTCCGCCCGCGGAAACCGGCTGAAACTTCCCGCCCACCGCATGACCACCGCCGTCGCGGCCGGCGCCTATCCCTTCCTCGCCGAAGGCGGACTCGGCGCCGAGGGCATCTACATCGGCCGCGACGTCCACGCCGAGGCGTCATTCGTTTTCGACCCGTTCGCGCTGTACGGCAAGGTCGAGGGGTTCACCAACCCGAACCTGCTCCTCGCCGGCGTGATCGGCCAGGGCAAGAGCGCGCTGGCCAAGTCCTTCGCGCTGCGGTCAGTCGCCTTCGGATACCGCGTCTACATACCGTGCGACCCGAAGGGCGAGTGGACTCCGGTGGCCGAAGCCCTCGGCGGCCGGTCCGTCGCCCTCGGGCCCGGACTGCCCGGACGCCTGAACCCCCTGGACGCAGCCCCGCGCCCACAGAGCGTGGCTGAGGCCGACTGGGCCGGCGAAATCCGCAAGCGGCGCCTGCTCCTGCTCGGCTCCCTGGCCCGGACCGTCCTGGGACGGAACCTGATGCCCATGGAGCACACCGCCCTGGACGTCGCCCTCGACACCATCGTCACCCGCGCCGCCGACACACACCGCACCCCGCTCCTCGGCGACATCGCCGCCACCCTCAACACCCCTCACGCCCTCGACGAGGCCGCCGGGATGATGTCGGGCCAGCTCGGTGACGCCGCCCGCGACCTGGCCCACGCCATGCGGCGCCTGGTCCACGGCGACCTGGCCGGCATGTTCGACGCCCCCTCGACCGTGAGCTTCGACCCGAGCGCGCCGATGCTCACCATCGACCTGTCCCGTCTCGGCGGCTCCGGGGACGACACCGCCCTCGTTCTCGCGATGACCTGCGCCTCCGCCTGGATGGAATCCGCTCTCTCCGACCCGTCCGGCGGCCGGCGCTGGATCGTATACGACGAGGCATGGCGTCTGATGCGGCACGTCGGCCTGCTTCAGCGGATGCAGTCCCAGTGGAAGCTCTCCCGCGGCCTGGGCATCGCGAATCTGATGGTGATCCACCGGCTGTCCGACCTGCTCACCGCCGGCGACGCCGGATCACAGGGCCGTGCCCTGGCCGAGGGCCTCCTGGCGGACTGCTCCACCCGGATCATCTACCGCCAGGAGACCGACCAGCTCCACGCCGCGGCCTCCCTGCTCGGCCTGACCTCCGTGGAGATGGACGCCATCGCCCACCTCAACCGCGGCCGGGGCCTGTGGAAGGTCGCCGGACGATCCTTCATCGTGCAGCACCTCCTGCACAGCCACGAACTGGCGCTCTTCGATACCGACGCCCGCATGCACTGA
- a CDS encoding SCO6880 family protein — MSDLSVAPVTVKFPHRSRRGILLGLSLPQLVLVSCTLALLLMTVISTGLLGALALAPLWAASGALVAIRRHGRSLIDWAPIVTRYAHRRRTGQTLWLARPVTRPRQDGVLHLPGTVASLKVVTPGDSANGAAAVHDPHQQTLTAIARVTSRAFALLDPATQNHNVSSWGRALAGIARTGHIATVQVLERTVPDSGDTLTRHWTQNGQPQTPIAGQIYSELVASAGPAAAPHETYLAISLDLKAARRLINQAGGGLPGAFTVMQQTTTSIAQAARSAGLMVTGWLSAREIAAVIRTAYDPKALAALQQWSEAGRAEADPAAAGPVVQFEEYDRLATDSARHVTYWVENWPRTEMGAGFLHGLMFTAGVRRSLSLIYVPQGLESALRDVQRKKAAIIADANERARRGQVDSEEDSVEYADVKTRERQLIAGHADVALTGLVTVTAETDALLDAACAQIETHAVTSGVDLRRLNYQQPDAFTLSALPLARTAL; from the coding sequence ATGTCTGACCTCTCCGTCGCCCCGGTTACGGTGAAGTTCCCGCACCGCAGTCGCCGCGGCATCCTCCTCGGTCTTTCCCTACCCCAGCTCGTCCTCGTCTCCTGCACGCTGGCCCTGCTGCTGATGACGGTAATCTCCACCGGATTGCTCGGCGCCCTCGCCCTGGCACCGCTGTGGGCGGCATCCGGCGCGCTCGTCGCCATCCGTCGGCACGGGCGTTCCCTCATCGACTGGGCACCGATCGTCACCCGGTACGCGCACCGTCGCCGCACCGGCCAGACTCTCTGGCTCGCCCGGCCCGTTACCCGGCCCCGGCAGGACGGCGTCCTCCACCTTCCCGGCACCGTCGCCTCCCTGAAGGTGGTCACCCCCGGTGATTCCGCCAACGGAGCCGCAGCCGTCCACGACCCGCACCAGCAGACCCTGACCGCCATCGCCCGCGTCACCAGCCGTGCCTTCGCCCTCCTCGACCCCGCCACCCAGAACCACAACGTGAGCAGCTGGGGGCGCGCGCTGGCAGGTATCGCCCGCACCGGACACATCGCCACCGTTCAGGTACTGGAACGCACTGTCCCCGACAGTGGTGACACCCTCACCCGCCACTGGACCCAGAACGGGCAACCCCAGACTCCCATCGCCGGACAGATCTACTCCGAACTGGTCGCCTCGGCCGGTCCCGCCGCTGCCCCGCATGAGACCTACCTCGCCATCTCCCTCGACCTCAAGGCCGCCCGGCGCCTGATCAACCAAGCCGGCGGAGGGCTGCCCGGGGCGTTCACCGTCATGCAGCAGACCACCACGTCCATCGCCCAGGCCGCCCGCAGCGCCGGCCTGATGGTCACCGGATGGCTGAGCGCGCGGGAAATCGCCGCCGTCATCCGCACCGCCTACGACCCGAAGGCGCTCGCCGCGCTCCAGCAGTGGTCCGAGGCCGGCCGCGCCGAAGCCGACCCCGCAGCCGCCGGCCCCGTCGTCCAGTTCGAGGAGTACGACCGCCTCGCCACCGACAGCGCGCGGCATGTGACGTACTGGGTGGAGAACTGGCCGCGCACCGAGATGGGGGCAGGGTTCCTGCACGGGCTGATGTTCACGGCCGGCGTGCGCCGCAGCCTCTCCCTCATCTACGTACCCCAAGGGCTCGAGTCCGCACTGCGGGACGTCCAGCGCAAGAAGGCCGCGATCATCGCCGACGCCAACGAGCGTGCCCGCCGCGGGCAGGTCGACTCCGAAGAGGATTCCGTCGAGTACGCCGACGTCAAGACCCGCGAACGCCAGCTCATCGCCGGGCACGCGGACGTGGCACTGACCGGCCTGGTCACCGTCACCGCCGAGACCGACGCCCTCCTGGACGCCGCCTGCGCACAGATCGAGACCCACGCCGTCACCTCCGGAGTCGATCTCCGCAGGCTCAACTACCAGCAGCCGGACGCCTTCACCCTCTCCGCGCTCCCGCTCGCCCGCACCGCCCTGTGA
- a CDS encoding IS481 family transposase, translating into MSHRNAPLTPTGRLRLARCVVEDGWPLRRAAERFQVSHTTAARWAERYRQLGAAGMQDRSSRPHHSPRRTPAPVEQQVVRLRREHRIGPVRLAARCGIAASTAHRILVRHGLPALAATDRATGEPVRRYERARPGELVHIDVKKLGRIPDGGGHKVLGRAAGRANQDRRNGTGYAYLHTALDDHSRLAYTEDLPDEKADTCAAFLRRAVAWFAARGVTVERVLTDNAWAYTKNTWRDTCHQLGISPRWTRPWRPQTNGKVERFHRTLLDEWAYHRPYTSDRERQAAFPDWLDWYNYHRPHTGIDGQTPASRVTNLPEQHS; encoded by the coding sequence GTGTCCCACCGTAATGCCCCGCTGACCCCGACCGGCAGGCTGCGTCTGGCCCGGTGTGTCGTCGAGGACGGCTGGCCGCTGCGGCGGGCCGCGGAACGCTTCCAGGTCAGCCACACCACCGCCGCCCGCTGGGCAGAGCGCTACCGGCAGTTGGGAGCCGCCGGGATGCAGGACCGCTCCAGCCGCCCCCACCACAGCCCGCGCCGAACGCCCGCCCCAGTCGAACAGCAGGTGGTGCGGCTGCGGCGCGAACACCGGATCGGACCGGTGCGGCTGGCCGCCCGATGCGGCATCGCCGCCTCCACCGCCCACCGCATCCTCGTCCGGCACGGCCTGCCCGCCCTGGCCGCCACCGACCGGGCCACCGGCGAACCCGTACGCCGCTACGAGCGTGCCCGGCCCGGCGAGCTGGTCCACATCGACGTCAAGAAGCTCGGCCGCATCCCCGACGGCGGCGGCCACAAAGTCCTCGGCCGCGCAGCCGGCCGGGCCAACCAGGACCGCCGCAACGGGACCGGATACGCCTACCTGCACACCGCGTTGGACGACCACTCCCGCCTGGCCTACACCGAGGACCTGCCCGACGAGAAGGCCGACACCTGCGCGGCCTTCCTGCGACGAGCGGTCGCCTGGTTCGCCGCCCGCGGCGTGACCGTCGAGCGGGTACTGACCGACAACGCCTGGGCCTACACCAAGAACACCTGGCGCGACACCTGCCACCAACTGGGCATCAGCCCTCGCTGGACCCGGCCCTGGCGCCCGCAGACGAACGGCAAGGTCGAACGCTTCCACCGCACCCTGCTCGACGAATGGGCCTACCACCGGCCCTACACCTCAGACCGCGAACGCCAGGCCGCGTTTCCCGACTGGCTGGACTGGTACAACTACCACCGACCCCACACCGGCATCGACGGCCAAACACCAGCCAGCCGCGTCACCAACCTGCCCGAACAGCACAGCTAG
- a CDS encoding DUF6112 family protein has protein sequence MSVPLADRVIQLAYDPGISPQGGGLPGLAVLKNVVNSINMFGIIAVVGALAVSLGVWAWGHHTGGHQAEANGKKGAVVAAGAALGLGAANGIVAFFSDLGSQVH, from the coding sequence ATGTCCGTCCCTCTTGCAGACCGCGTCATACAGCTCGCCTACGACCCAGGAATCTCGCCCCAGGGCGGCGGGTTGCCCGGCCTCGCCGTGCTGAAGAACGTGGTCAACAGCATCAACATGTTCGGGATCATCGCCGTCGTCGGCGCCCTCGCCGTCTCGCTCGGCGTATGGGCCTGGGGCCACCACACCGGTGGACACCAAGCCGAGGCCAACGGGAAAAAGGGCGCCGTCGTCGCCGCCGGCGCCGCCCTCGGTCTGGGTGCCGCGAACGGCATCGTGGCCTTCTTCTCCGACCTGGGATCACAGGTCCACTGA